The stretch of DNA TCACTCCGGTCACCTTGAGCCCGATCGTGATCCGCTCCCCGGTCGGGCGGCGGTAGGAGACCGGGATCCAGCGCTCGATTCCATGATGGGGCGAGAAGAAGGTCACCCCGATCGTCTCTGTGACCGTCAGTTCTCCTGATTGCTCGAGGACGATCGCCGACTGGAAGTCGGTTATTCGCAGGCTCGCCTGGGCGATGACCCCGAACCCGATCAGAATGATGAGTAAAACGAACGCCCTTTTCATCAGAACCGTACCCGCGGTGCCTTCCTCTCTTCCTCCCCGGTCAGGGTGTAGAACTCCCGCGGCTGAAAATGGAACATGTTCGCGATCAGGCTCTGGGGGAAGATCCCGATGTTCGTGTTCAGATCACGCACCACCGCGTTGTAGTACATCCGCGCCCGCTGAATCTGGTCCTCGACCTCCTCCAGCGTCTGCTGCAGCTGCTGGAAGTTCTCGTTCGCCTTGAGCTGGGGGTAGTTCTCCACCACTGCGAACAGTGATTTGAGCGCCCCTTTCAGCCCTGCCTCGGCTTGGGCGAT from Candidatus Bipolaricaulota bacterium encodes:
- a CDS encoding LemA family protein, which encodes MSAGTIAIVVVVVLIGWGIMIYNRLVRLRIRAEEAWRDVDTQLKRRYDLIPNLVETVKGYAAHEKGVFEEVTKARAAAMGASSPKEIAQAEAGLKGALKSLFAVVENYPQLKANENFQQLQQTLEEVEDQIQRARMYYNAVVRDLNTNIGIFPQSLIANMFHFQPREFYTLTGEEERKAPRVRF